DNA from Daucus carota subsp. sativus chromosome 1, DH1 v3.0, whole genome shotgun sequence:
AGTGCACATACAATAAGGAAAATGATAAAAGTTTAAGGAAAGAAAAGGGAGTTTAGAAAAACATAATTAGGCTGGTCGACTTCAACGCAGGCACACAAATGTCTCACCTGTTCATTGCGAACCCTCTCCTCTTCACGAAAAGCCAATTACTGAAAAGGAGGGGTAGTAAGCAAGATTACTGTGTATAGTCATATTTATAACTGTGAAATTCATGCATCAGTCAAGTCAAGAAATACCTCCTCTGATCCTCACACATATCAATATCTGGATAGAAAACTGATCATGCATCATACTTTCGGGTCATCGCTCAGAGAACGGCGGCGTCTAGCACAATGCCTAAGACAAGCAGGccaataaaatttgaatcacaataaaattttagttaGAGAAGTGTTTTATGTCAAACatgaataataaaatgaaatctAATTAACACCGGATTGCTTTCCGGTCTCAGCCCAATCGAAAAGCTTTGTTGATGCATATCATCATGCAGAAGCGCAGATCGACAATCCACGATCATTCTTGTCTTCCTTGTAAACCCTATCCATCAATCATGATACATTGAACTGACTATAGTAAATGAAATTGGTAAAGCAGCAGAGTGTAGCGATAGGTacgtttttttccaaaaaaaagtaGCTCAGTAGAACTGTTTTTGACCTAAATGCTCCCCAATTTGTAAAACAAAATGGCATACATACTTCTTTGCACTTGATcagtttgtgttttttttttaattcagatCACGCATTTTAGGTAAGAAACTCATTTACATGATGCAAAAttgatgaaaatattttccTGGTAAACAATGTCATAAACTGGAATGGTCTTGAACAATCTAACTTAATTATCTATAGTCAAAAACTAAGCAACAATAACATTAGGTGCTGGTAAACAATGTAATAAACCTTAATTTGTTGGCtgtgtaattaatatttaacttcCTCATCTAATTTTCCATGCACCCATGCCATCTCTTAATCTTTGTTAGTTTTAACTTGTGACATAAGAGCTTGGTCATAACCTAAGCAACTCGAGTAGGTGGTCACTAAACATTATTTTGTAGTTTGACTTGTGACAGCTGAGATTGGCCATAACCAAGGAATTTCATCTTTGATCCGTGACATTATCTTAACTTTAATTTAGGATCAcgtctatataataaaattactaCCAAATAATTTTACGAATCTTAATAGACATGATAATGTCAACTCTAGGAAATCTCCATTTTCAAAcctcaataattatatattaatcaaCAATTCATGGTATGATTATTTTCCTAGATcttaattagaaaatttaaaaaattcatgtGAAGTTCTATTATTATAGCCCACCTATAGAGATAGTAATTATCAATCAATTATTTCTAATTTACGATTCTTCAAaccacaaaaataaataatttagttcTGAATTATGAAATAGGAAGCATATATAAAAATCTTACAATTCTCATTGCAACATATTTAGTATTCAGCAATACATCATCAATTAACATATCATTCAACGCAAATGAAAAGTATgaaaaatactaatataatccactttaatattttagaattcaaaaaaatcaagatataTCTTTTCTTCTAACCAAGTATGCCTAGTTAGGTTCACATACTGAGTTGAATAACATTTCTTTCATACAAAAATGTACAAATTTGATACATTTTTCTTTTCTATCCATCATTAATTATCCACGCAATCAACTATGAACTTATTATAATTCTAAACTCAATAACATTTTAGGTCTTGGTATTATTTCATTTCTAATTAGCTAattgataattaaatataatcaaacaaacacacacacatataacttCACAATTCAGTTTCTAAATTTAACCACAATCCATCATCTCAAATCGGGTCCAAGGATAAAATCTTAAATCTTTACTTTGCagacatattttaaattattaaattgtgATTATGTTATTACATAACTTCTGTCACCATCTCAGGCACCAGATCCATGCTGTTCATTAGCTCCATTGTTTCTTCCAGGACTTCGAGACACCTCCCATCTCCTTGCAGATGTACCAACTATGGCTCTAGCACTTAGTGCTTCTTTCCCCTTGAGCGCTTCTTTCCTCGTGCCTCTGATTGTCGGTGGGTAGTTTGAGCTATAGAAGTTTGGAGCTGCCCAAGATAAGGAATACTATATTCAGCATTAAAACCGAATGATGAAAGAGGTGCATATAATGTTCAAATACATTTCGATCTTCAGTGcacatatataaagaaaatgataaaaatttaaGGAAAGAAAAAGGAGTTTAGAAAAACATAAGCAGGCTGACATCAATGCAGGCACACAAATGTCTCACCTGTTCATTGCGAATCCTCTCCTCTTCATGAAAAGCCGTCTCCTGAAAAAGGAGGGGTAGGGGGTAGTTAGCAAGATTACTGTGTATAGTCATATTTATAACTGTGAAATTCATGCATCAGTCAAATCAAGAAATACCTCTTCCTCATACTTTTCAATATCTGGATACAAAGCTGATATAAGTTCATCATACTTTGGGTCATCTCTCAGAGAACGGCGACTAGCACAATGCCTACGACAGGAAGGGCATTCATGATTCCTACATTTGCATCACGATGATTTCACTTAGCTAGAGAAGTTAAACatgaataataaaatgaaatctTAATTTACTCATCATGATTGCTTCCGGGTCTCACCCCAATCGAAAAGATTTGTCGATGCATTTCTTGCAGAAGCGATGCAGACAATCCATGATCGTTCTTGTCTTCCTTATAATCCCTATCCATCAACCATAATACATTCAACTGACTACTGAAAATCTGTAAAGCAACGGAGTGTAGCGATAGGTAGGTTTAAATAATAAGTAGCTCATCAGAATACCTGATTTTGACCGAGATGCTCCACAATGTTTTAAATCACAAAGACATACATATTTCTTTGTACTCGAGTTTGTGTTATTTTTTTCCAGATCAAGCATTTTAGATAAGAAACTTATTTACATGATGCAAAATTGGTGACAATATTTTCCCTGGTAAACAATGTCATAAACCACAATGGTCTTGAACTATCAACTTACCTATAGTCAAAAACTAAGCGGCAATATCattcttcaaaataaatttctggGATTCGTGTAAATCACAACAATCCTTATCCACGACTCCCAAAAAGTAATTTAAGTCTCTTTCAATATTCACTCTCGGACCACTTCCGATAAAATAGAGCTTTTTTTCACATATGTATTAATGCCATATAGTTTTGTGtaacattttatttatcttATATAAGAGTACATTAGCTTTGATTCTCAGACCACCAATGATGTCTACGCGTGCCTGTTGCACAATGAAGGAGGCACATGAAAGAATGTCGAGCACATGGATGTCCGATGCTAGACCAATATTATAGAAAGAGTCTCTTGGGAAAATATGAGTCACTTCTATTCTAGATGATTAAGAGTAGAAACATGGCGGTGGTCTTGTAATGTCTGCGGAAACAAATAAATGCGACTGTGCAACAATGAAAAGACTGAATAGTGCATTAATTGTGGAGGTGAGGAATTCCATAGATGATGTTAGATGGGTTGCTGCCATACTGGTTATGGCGGTGTTCAATTTCTTGTGGACAGAATGTCCTATTAACCCTCCCAGAGTTCCTACAAACACTGCATTATAGTAGTTGCTTTCATGCAAGGCTTTTTGTAGTTATCTTGTTTAGCGTGAGGTTTGGGGATCAATGGTTGGGGGCTTTGGGGATCATTGGTTGGGGGCCTAGGGCAAGAGATCTGTCACATCAGGTTAATCTATTAATCTAATTTCCAAGGTATGATTAAATTTATTAGAGTAAACGATAAAGTGGTGGCTGTagttttctaaattttataagaTGTTGGCTGTACTTTAAAAACTACACAATGGTGGCTAGAGTTTTTTTTCGCCTTTCACCAAGATGGCGGCCGTGAACCTCCGTTAactctaaaaaataaaagagtaaACGATAAAGTGGTGAAAATCCAGccaacattatgtaaaatttagaGAACTACGGCCACCACTTGGTCGTttactcttttattttttagagtTAACGGAGGTTCACGGCCGCCACCTTACTAAAAGGTGGAAGTAAACTCTAGCCATCATTATATGGTTTTTAAATTTGagccaacattttgtaaaatttgaaaaattatagcAACTACTTTGTCGTTTACTCAATTTATTATACTAGGGAAGAAACCAGATACTAATATCATGTACTATACCATAAGAGAAAAAGAATACACATTTCGAATCAAATTTCTGATGAGGATCAGAAGTTTGAAAAATTAAAGACCTTATGATTACCTAAACAAATTGGACATTGCACGTCCTTGCGTATGTCCGGCAAGTGCACAATAATGTACCTGCAAGTGAGGGAAACCAGAAAATAATTAAGCATAATATGCAATGGTACTGCTAACAATTTACTAATTAGAGGTACAAAAACTAATCACAATATTGATATGATTTGTCCAAGTACTTTGTAAGATTCATATTCAGAGACCATGAGACGCCATAGAAGAACACCTCAAAATACATGTCTAGAAACTCCAGCTTATCAATAACAACTAATATAGAGGAGAGACCATTTATGCTCTCCGCAACATTCAACACATTGTGATGaacaaaaaaatacatatagcATATATAAGAGTAcgagtaaatgacaaagtggtggttatagttttccaaattttacaagaaGGTGGCCGGACTTTAAAAATTACGTAATGGTGGCCAGAGATAATTTCCACCTTTTAATAAGGTGGCGGCCATGAACTTCCGTTAATTTTTCACCGTtaactccaaaaaataaaagaataaacgaCAAAGTGGTTGAAATCCGgccaacattttgtaaaatttggaaaactacGACCACCACTTTGTCGTttactcttttattttttggagttaACGGAGGAAATTTAACGGAAGTTGACGACCACCACCTTATTGAAAGACGGAAGTAAACTTCGGCCATCATTATGTAGTTTTTAGAGTCCAGCCACcatcttgtaaaatttggaaaattaCGACCACCACTTTGTCGTTTACTCATCATAAGAGTACAAATATAGCTATGTTAGCTCGAAATCGAATAGTTCACAGTTCAAAGTCCATAGACATGGACATTCCAGATAAAATCAACATTCAGAATTGAACAAGGCATCTCAAAGTAAGTACATCGatgatatatgtgtgtgtgtctgtgtataTAATACTTATACAAATGCAAAACAGAAGGCATACTCTTCTTCATCTCCTGGAGCAGCCAGCCTTCCACCCAAAtctgaaaataacaaaaatcaGAATCCAAGACAaaccaaataataatattgCACACACTCGTAAATGTGTTGTGTAAAACAAAGTTGACTCACACAAACAAGAAATGGTGAGTAAaattacaaacatatatatcacacaaaaaaatcacacacaacatatcaaggaaccagttactctaaaggtcgaagagtggatcacgggcgctcGTGCCAtaccatgtcaaggaaccagttactctaaaacctcaaggtatTAGAGAATGGCCATTTCCatgatcttatattctaacacaACAAATATTGAGTAAAATCACATAGAGAGAGATAAGAATACATGTATATGATAGAGAGGGAGAGATAATAAAATCAGGGATATAGATGTGAGAAAATGTAGTGTGTGGAAAATGCAAAACAAGTAATTATGCCTAAAATTTCACATGGGGGAAAGAGATAAACATAAGATAGTAGAGATTTAATAAATCAATTGTTGCAAGAAATGCGCCCTGTGTGAAAAAAGCATAATTTGTAACCATTTGTGCAACTAACCTAGTTGTTGCTGTTGAGGCCGCCCCTTAACACTCTCTTCAACACTTTCATCAGCTTTTTGTCCATCATCCGAGAGAGGTGGCTTGTTTTGTAACGATTTGTGCAATGAACCTGATTGAGTGAAATCAAAGAGAGAGCgagaaatttgataaaatcagacacacacacacaaagagAAATAGATCTGAagacctgacaaaaaaaaaagaaagaaaaagaaatagatCTGAAGAAATGTAGAtcagaatgcaataattttgaacatttgAGCGAAAAACCTGATTCTTGTTGCTGATGATTCAGCTCTTCGAGACACTGATTTTGATGTTGTGCATAATCATCATCGTTTTTTGCATCAGAAGACATTCTTGTGTATTCTGTATACCTTGGTTTAGGCGGATGATTAGTGGGGAGCTATGGTAGTGCGGCGGAGAAATACATGATTATGATTAGTGGGGAGCTATGATAATGCGGCGGAGAAATACATGATTATGATTAGTGGGGAGTTATAGTAATAGGCGGAGAAATAGAAGTACAGATCTTTCTAGATATTTCTTATCTAAACAGATGTGCCCcatttgtgtttttattttttattttaaattatgactcgaaatatatttaaaatatttcttatattatgttagaaattttttgttatatccatttacaaacttaaatattgttaaattttaattttataagttaTTGTTAGAATATATGCGATtaaactaaatttaaaaaacttttattgaatgagatttttaaaatatttggggGTGTTCACCGAAGATTTTAGAAAATGGGTGGTTtggcaaaaattaaaaaaagtaacttGTTGCGTAAAGTAAAAAGTGAGTTACAGGTGACAAGTTGGttggacttataagttattaaaaatatttggatacaataacttataagttatttaagtgTTTGAATAACTAGATGTATAATTAAGTTAGTATAGttcaataattttgtaatataattttattttatttaaagaaatGAACTATAATAATACaagaaattatataattaatgcatgatattttataaattaaatccatattaaaataagaaaaataaaagcaCATAATTCAAGTAAAATGtcctttttaaaattcatatttgtAGTATAAATGTATTGATTTGATTAAGTAGTTTGTATCTGACAAGTTCAAACTAAAACAATAAGCTCCTCGGTAGTGGATCACAAATAATTTGGATTGATGGCTTCTTTTTTGGGCTTTTAATAGCCCATTAAAAGTACTTATATTTCTTTGCCAAACATTAAATAAGACATACATCACTTCTTTAATAACAAAAACCCACAAATGGGTTTGTCAAACACTTACACACTCCTTTGAAGCACACACTCCTTTAACAATGTTGATGCTCAGTAGGGCTCGTGCACAATTCAAAGTACTAAGGCATTCCTTTGATTACTGATACTCGTGCACACTTCAAAGTACTAAAGCATTCCTTTTTGACCACTGATACTCATATGTAAGGTCAGATAAGATCATCACAATGCAAGGATATAACATATAAAAGTTAACACAGTTGCTCACTCTATAACTTAGATTATCTTAACTTAGATTATCTTTATCTAGTATGAGAATTTTTAGTTATGAAGGTATTCTCTTGTGAAGTTAAGGACATCCAAGTAAGAAATTTCATAGCATTCATTTTTTCTGTAATGAAATATAATCATGTTGATTGTTGACAATTCTTTCCATGATAaaccatattttaattttcaaaaaaataccaCCCCATCGATCTGTCATCCATCAGGCAGTGATGACTTATTATGTCCGCACCTGAGAGCAAAGAAGTAATTACTAATATAACTAGGGAGAAAACACCACACTTTGGACAATTAATGAACAGTACATTGGAAAATATGAAATTAGAAGAATCCGATAGTAagaagtttaaaatatataataatatgctatgcatattcgtttgtttgaaagtaaatttatttatttcttgatACAAGATatcattgtttaaaattataggTTTTAtggataaaaaaattaactGAAAAGCAAATTACTTTTAATTAGTTATGTAAATAATACTGCATAATTAAACATCAACATACATCCAACACATTTGGcaaaaagagaaaaatatatCCAAATAGAGATCAATTGCCAACCATTTAGAGAAATATATGTCAAAAATtactattactattattattattattattattattattattattatttcatatatatatatatatatatatataaaagattataCAATGAATTTAAATAAGTAGTCCAGGTCTTTTTATAAGAAATCATATTTGCTTGTTCAATCATTATATAGTGCAATTAATTTCTGCAATTAATATTGCACTCAAGATAACATGCAATGCCTCTGTGCAGTCAACATATACAAGAAACTTTGGAAACTCTTTAACTTCTACATCGAATTTAAGAACTCcctgtaaaaaaaaaacacccaAACAATTAAAGATTAATAATCTATAGATCTAGATGTGTTTGGATAAGAAATTCAGGTTCTATGAAAAGCTAATTGAGTGCAACCCATACTACATCAAGTGAAAGGatgttcaaaaataaaaaggatattgaaaattgataatgaGAATTgttagatagtttttttttatgccAAATGGACAATGTAATGCTGACAATGGGATGGATGAATTTGTTAGGATTTCACATGAAAAGTGCATATTTAAATTTCATACATACTTTGTAAAAAGATCTTGCcctctaaaatatataaattcgaCTAGGTTTAGTCGATTATATTAAGTCGACTGGTTttgtaacaaattttatatgcttaaaaattgtgatttgtATAATTATGATTGGTTTCTTCCTTCTGTATTTGAATATGGAGTTGTTACAAACATGAAGTGTGAGTGTGATCAGCTTTTCTTCTGCTCTTGGCCTGTTAATCATATTACGGGTTAATAGGCTAAAACATAATCAAACTGACCCAAAACTTGCAACTGAGTTACAAATTAAAAAGCTTGCATTTACCTAACTCAAGAAATTAAAACTTACATATAGGTACCTATGGTTAACATCACTAACAGAACAAAAACTGAACTTGCAACTTACAAAACTCATATAAATGTATCATATTTTGAGTCATCTCTCTGACAACGAAGATTCATGATTCCTACATttgattcagaaaaaaaaaattcagttagAGAAGTGATTTAAGCTAAAcatgattaataataaattgaaatcTTTGCACAGGATTGCTTTCCGGTCTAACCCCGATCTAAAAGCTTTGTCGATGCATTCCCTGCAGAAGCGATGCAGACGTCTTTCTTATAATCCCTATCCATACATTCAGCTAACTACTAAAAGAAATTGGCAAAGAAGCAGTGTGTTGCCATAGGTAAGTTTAAAAAAGAAGTAGCTCAGTAGATCTGTTTTTGACCTAAGTACCCCAGAATTCTTAAAACACAAAGGCAGACATATTTCTTTGTACTTCATTTTGTGGCTTTTTTTGTTTGGACCAAGCATTTTAGGTAAGAAACTCATTTACATGATGCAAAATTGGTGAAAATATTTTCCCTCATAAACAATCACTACCTATATAGTCTAAAACTAATTATAAGCAGCAGCattcttcaaaataaatttctggGAGTCGTGTATTTGATTCTGGTGTCGTGTATATCACATCAGTCCTTATTCACGACTCCCAGAGTAATTTAGAGTTTCCTTCAATATTCACCATGAGACCACTTCCCataaaatagagtttttttACATATGTGTACTAATGCCATATAGTTTTGTGTAATATTTTACTTAGCTTAGATAGAGTACATTGGCTAATTTGAAAGCTCTCAGACTACCTATGATGTGTAGGCCTTTATGTTGTGCAATGAAGAAGGCACATGAAAAAAAGTCGAGCACATGGATGAACTATCTGGGCCAAATACAGAAAGAGGTCTCTTGGGCAAATATGAGTCACTTCTACTGTAGATGATTAAGAAGGAGAGATGGTGGTGGTTTGGTCATGTCTGCGGAAACAAATAACTGCAACTGTGCAACAATGAAAAAACTCCCACATGTGGAGGGGAGGTCAGCCATAGAGGATATTGGGTTACTGCGTTATAGTTGCTGTTTTCATGAAAGGCTTTGTAGCTATTTTGTTTAGGGTGAAGTTTGGGGATCACTGGTTGGAGGCCTAGGGATCTTTCATTTCCAATACCACATCTGGGTGTGGTTGATGACATAATTTGACATTCTTATTAATTATAAGCATTATGATCCATTTGGTGGCTTATTCTATCACTATGAggttaatcactaaatctaatTTCCAagatatgattgatattattatgcAAGGGGAAGAAACCATATATTGATATCTTGTAGTATACCATAAGAGAAAAGGATGCacataatttcaaatcaaatttctCATGAAGATTTGTAAATCTAATTTCCAAGATATGATTGATATTACTATACAAGGGGAAGAAACTAAATATTGATATCCTATCGTATatcataagaaaaaaaaaatcttaaagatTCCATAAACAAACAGGACATTGTACTTCCTTGCGTATGTCTGACAAGTGCATAATAATAAATCTGCAAATgagagaaatcacaaaacaataAGACATAATATGCAATGGTACTAGTAACCATTTACTAATTAGTGGTACGAACATCACTGACAATACTAATATGATTGCGTCAAGTCTTTTGTAAGATTCTGATTTAGAGACTATAAGACGAGTTTTTAACAATGAATTCCAATTCAGCCATACAAGAACAACTCAAAACACATATGTCTAGAAACTCCAGCTAATCAGTAAAACCTAAAAACTATAGACATTCATGAATTCAAGCTCTCCACAACATTTAACACACCGTGATGAAACAATAAATACATGTAGCGTATATAAGAGTACAAATATATGCTATTTGGGCTGCAAATCGAACTAAGTTCAAAGTCCCAAGACATGAACATTTCACATGAAATCAACAATCAAAATCAAGCAAGCCACCTCAATATAAGTacatcaattatatatatagggtcgtgCTTTATAAAGAACACGTATGTGAACGCTGTGATTGTTCTGATGCAGAGTAatacaacattaaaaaaaataaaataactgcAAAACAATTGTTCTTCAGCCAGGCTTCCATCCGAATCTAGAAATAACATCAATCAGATTCCAAGACAAACAAATAAAGCCGACTCACACAGGAAGAAATGGTGAATAAAGtcacacaaacatatatatcatACAAAACAAATCGTTAGAAGAAATTTTGAGTATAATCACACAGATAGATAATAATATTGAGAGGGGGAGATAATAAAATCACACATACATATGTGAGAAAATTTAGCGTgagaaaagcaaaaaaaaagattttgttGAAAACTTCACTGAggacacacacacatttatagAGAGATGTAACAAAATCACCCACAAACACAAATGCTAAAAAAAGTACCTAGTGTGGaaaaagaataatttataacaatttgaGCAATTATCATGATTGTTCTTGTTGAGCCCGCCCTACAACACTTTCATCGGTGTTTTCTTCATCATGTTAGAGTGGTGGATTATTTTGTAAGGATTAGTGCAATGAACCTTATTGAGTGGAATGTGATAAAATGAGACAAATTAACAAAGAGAAATAGATCTAAACAAATGAAGAtcaataattttatgtgtatctCTATACATCCTGAGGTGGATGATGAGTTGGGGAGGTGTGGTCATGCTGATGAGAAATACATCTTGTTTGATATGTTTATACATTGTGAGGTATTTGTTACCTAGACACATGATGACTGGGAGGGATGGTAATGTTTAGGTGGTATttgtttctctctcttttttttaaaaaaaaattatagttggatatttaaattttttgttatattatgtTTAGATATGTCCAAAATATCTCTCCATTCAGAAACTTGAATATGATTAGATTTggatttaataaattttcttcTAACCAAGCATGCTTAGTAATTAGGCTTATGATTAATTAAGTTGCTTCATTCATACAAAATTTACCACTTTGCCGCACTTTTAACTTATACCAACTATTAATCATGTGCATAATCTAATATATAGTTACTGTAATACTAAACCCAGAGTTGGTTTATGTGTTTCCTTTCTTaggttaataataataattaatcataaccaaatgcacacacatatataacagattcattttctaaatttaacataatttaatcatattaaattttatgcaTTGCTAAAATCTTGAAACTTTAGTTTGTAAACATATTCTAAAAAACTG
Protein-coding regions in this window:
- the LOC135150565 gene encoding putative E3 ubiquitin-protein ligase RING1a; amino-acid sequence: MSSDAKNDDDYAQHQNQCLEELNHQQQESGSLHKSLQNKPPLSDDGQKADESVEESVKGRPQQQQLDLGGRLAAPGDEEEYAFCFAFVHYCALAGHTQGRAMSNLFRDYKEDKNDHGLSASLLQEMHRQIFSIGVRPGSNHDEHCASRRSLRDDPKYDELISALYPDIEKYEEEETAFHEEERIRNEQYSLSWAAPNFYSSNYPPTIRGTRKEALKGKEALSARAIVGTSARRWEVSRSPGRNNGANEQHGSGA